Proteins found in one Candidatus Micrarchaeota archaeon genomic segment:
- a CDS encoding DUF1405 domain-containing protein — MSALGKTIFFGLSAIGIIVGYAFYHDQLAVSNPFLWLFIPDCPLYVLLALLVVMFKIKSSWFRLIVSAGLIKYGLWTELVFLIYHDYYFAPFIIESTILLGIGHVVMILESLLFLPEHLKPVNLAVSLSWFLANDFSDYVLGTVPRIPTDHICLVGVLTVLLTFVSVGSVYFATRYNMSKNSVVARLRDFFIG; from the coding sequence ATGTCAGCGTTAGGTAAAACAATATTCTTCGGATTATCCGCGATCGGGATTATCGTAGGTTATGCATTCTATCATGATCAACTTGCCGTTTCTAACCCTTTCTTATGGTTGTTTATACCTGATTGTCCGTTGTACGTTCTGTTGGCACTGTTAGTGGTTATGTTTAAGATTAAATCTTCGTGGTTCAGGTTGATTGTAAGCGCAGGTTTGATAAAATACGGTTTGTGGACCGAACTGGTATTCCTTATTTACCACGACTATTATTTTGCACCGTTTATCATCGAGAGTACCATCCTTTTGGGAATAGGGCACGTGGTTATGATTCTTGAATCGTTATTGTTTTTACCTGAGCACTTGAAACCCGTAAACCTTGCAGTATCCTTATCATGGTTTTTAGCAAACGATTTTTCTGATTACGTGCTCGGTACGGTACCAAGAATACCTACTGATCATATATGTTTGGTGGGGGTTTTGACTGTTCTTTTAACTTTTGTTTCTGTGGGTTCGGTCTACTTTGCAACCAGATACAATATGTCAAAAAACAGTGTTGTTGCACGGTTACGGGATTTTTTCATCGGGTAA
- a CDS encoding MFS transporter: MAGRTEHRKRHRTKRNIDNRNDKTDLFVKEGVGTAVTTAAGDSYLGAYALALGADDRFIGEFSAIPALISSVLQLLSSKLFHKRKLVVVGGVALSLLVWMGIVLLTAMPTQNALTLLMIYVIVYTSIKGIVAPLWASWFGDYLNRSTLGEIVGKRDAVVSTVSAVISVGAGYFLTLFDQTNVLVGFAVLFSLAALGRLMSLVYLMKIPENPVPEGFTNIKTSEPKRVQSNKRNSTRMKNSTLTQTKHKYRVRLFLIYASLLFLVVTIASPFFIIYELKILKLTYLQYGALILTSALSRYFSSKYWGNMIDKYSSKTVTLAGGIIVASHVFIYVLLPRFEWLLLASVLSGFGWSAHDVGGFSYIMSHSNKKSRAEYVAIYNFLFGITRFIGTNLGLLLIDKFETVPFLGLTGVAGVIAFSGLLRLLVAVTFIPILKDHGIKHEGRLIVAMLTEYPVRSITHLIFHHYHYSHETVKHMTK, encoded by the coding sequence ATGGCCGGGAGAACGGAACACAGAAAACGTCACAGAACAAAACGGAATATCGATAACCGTAACGATAAAACAGACCTTTTTGTTAAAGAAGGCGTAGGTACCGCCGTTACTACAGCGGCCGGTGATTCCTACCTGGGCGCGTACGCACTGGCTCTGGGTGCGGACGACAGGTTCATAGGAGAATTCTCTGCCATCCCTGCACTTATATCATCCGTCCTTCAACTTCTATCGTCAAAACTGTTTCATAAACGGAAACTGGTAGTGGTAGGGGGTGTAGCGTTATCCCTTCTGGTATGGATGGGTATAGTGTTATTGACTGCGATGCCTACACAAAACGCTCTCACGTTACTTATGATCTATGTTATCGTCTATACTTCCATCAAAGGGATAGTCGCACCGTTATGGGCATCATGGTTCGGGGACTACCTTAATAGGTCAACACTCGGGGAGATAGTGGGTAAACGTGACGCGGTCGTCAGTACTGTGTCTGCGGTAATCAGCGTGGGTGCAGGATACTTTTTAACCTTGTTCGACCAAACGAACGTGCTCGTCGGATTTGCCGTGCTCTTCAGTCTTGCCGCTTTGGGCAGGTTGATGTCACTGGTCTACCTTATGAAGATACCCGAAAACCCGGTACCGGAGGGATTTACGAATATTAAAACATCAGAACCGAAGAGAGTACAATCAAACAAAAGAAACAGTACACGAATGAAGAATAGTACACTAACACAGACAAAACACAAATACCGCGTCCGTCTTTTCCTCATCTATGCATCCCTACTGTTCCTTGTAGTAACCATAGCCAGTCCTTTCTTCATAATCTACGAATTAAAGATACTGAAGTTAACCTATCTTCAGTACGGTGCTTTGATTCTGACAAGCGCTCTGTCAAGGTATTTCTCAAGCAAATACTGGGGCAACATGATAGATAAATATTCAAGTAAAACGGTCACTTTAGCCGGCGGTATCATAGTCGCTTCACACGTCTTCATATACGTTCTTTTGCCCAGGTTCGAATGGTTGTTACTGGCTTCGGTGTTAAGCGGGTTTGGATGGTCTGCTCACGATGTAGGCGGGTTCTCGTACATCATGTCCCATTCGAATAAGAAGTCCCGCGCCGAGTACGTTGCAATCTACAACTTTCTGTTCGGTATCACACGTTTCATCGGAACGAATTTGGGTCTGCTTCTGATAGACAAGTTCGAAACAGTACCGTTCCTGGGATTAACCGGTGTTGCGGGCGTGATCGCATTCTCCGGATTGTTAAGATTACTCGTGGCAGTAACATTCATACCTATACTGAAAGACCACGGGATAAAACACGAAGGTAGACTGATCGTTGCCATGCTTACAGAATATCCTGTCCGCTCGATCACCCATCTCATATTCCACCACTATCATTATTCGCATGAAACCGTTAAACACATGACCAAATAG
- a CDS encoding 50S ribosome-binding GTPase has translation MKRLTYDRIIRHLKTVLREADLLIEIVDARFPKETRNLHFERMIKRKPLLIVINKIDLADRKDIADFTEELERKRIPYAVVSCRERRGRKSLMTKIYEIIEKDKNLQKKEKVKIGVIGYPDVGKSSLINMLSGKRKTTVSSRPGTTRGKQYIRLDENILLIDSPGVFPKGERIDKLTLHSAFDVDRLDDPVPLAIELIENLLTSQQYGPRFFKLVYDVDVKPTDEPENILERITLRRGMLLKGGEPNISQMANTLLKEWQTGKMITKWKKRLKEVTR, from the coding sequence ATGAAAAGGTTAACCTACGATAGAATCATAAGACATCTGAAGACGGTGCTACGGGAAGCGGATCTGCTTATAGAGATTGTTGATGCGCGATTTCCTAAGGAGACTCGAAACCTACACTTCGAACGTATGATAAAGAGAAAACCGTTACTCATCGTCATCAACAAGATAGACCTGGCAGACCGTAAGGATATAGCAGATTTTACCGAGGAACTGGAAAGAAAGAGGATCCCCTACGCAGTCGTAAGCTGTAGAGAGAGACGCGGAAGAAAATCTTTGATGACAAAGATCTACGAAATCATAGAGAAGGACAAAAACCTGCAGAAAAAAGAAAAGGTCAAGATAGGCGTCATCGGGTATCCGGACGTCGGCAAATCCTCCCTCATTAACATGTTATCCGGGAAACGTAAGACGACCGTAAGTTCACGACCCGGTACGACACGGGGTAAACAGTACATCAGGTTGGATGAAAACATACTTCTCATCGATTCGCCGGGCGTGTTTCCGAAGGGCGAACGCATTGACAAACTGACTTTACATTCCGCATTCGATGTTGATCGGTTGGACGACCCGGTACCTCTCGCAATAGAACTTATAGAGAACCTGTTAACCTCTCAACAGTACGGCCCGCGGTTCTTTAAACTCGTTTATGATGTGGATGTGAAACCGACGGATGAACCGGAAAACATCCTTGAACGTATCACGTTACGGCGCGGGATGCTGCTCAAAGGAGGCGAGCCGAACATCTCGCAGATGGCTAACACATTGTTAAAAGAATGGCAAACAGGTAAAATGATAACCAAATGGAAGAAACGGTTGAAAGAAGTTACCCGATGA
- a CDS encoding alanyl-tRNA editing protein, with the protein MTELLYQGDAYLTSADAKVTDVIVDEDGRFGLVFDRTVFYPESGGVACDTGRVKTDVSEWIDVTEVTKSQGEVIHWTDRRIEPGTKVRMEIDWDRRYTLMRYHTAAHVIAGLFYTRTGALITGNRITVEKARFDFSLKEFDRSLIESIIDEANSYFGKDIPVTVRYLPRDEALKIPSMVKLANAFPPSIKVLRIVRIGTKDHVIDEQADGGPHVSNLREVPKVRILKMENKGKGNRRVYFSF; encoded by the coding sequence ATGACTGAACTTCTCTATCAAGGCGATGCCTATCTAACCAGTGCGGATGCAAAGGTAACGGATGTTATAGTGGATGAGGATGGACGGTTCGGTCTGGTTTTTGACCGCACAGTTTTCTATCCCGAAAGCGGTGGCGTAGCCTGTGATACGGGTCGGGTCAAGACGGATGTTTCCGAATGGATAGATGTAACCGAGGTGACTAAATCGCAAGGGGAAGTGATCCATTGGACGGACCGACGGATCGAACCAGGCACTAAAGTACGTATGGAGATAGATTGGGACAGAAGGTACACACTTATGAGATATCATACTGCAGCACATGTCATAGCAGGCCTTTTCTACACCCGTACCGGTGCGCTGATAACAGGCAACCGTATCACCGTTGAAAAGGCGCGGTTCGATTTCAGTTTGAAAGAGTTTGACAGGTCACTGATCGAGTCGATTATCGATGAAGCGAATTCTTATTTCGGCAAGGATATCCCTGTGACTGTGAGATATCTCCCACGGGATGAGGCGTTGAAGATTCCCAGTATGGTTAAATTAGCCAATGCCTTTCCCCCTTCTATCAAGGTCCTGCGTATTGTACGAATCGGAACCAAGGACCACGTGATAGACGAACAGGCGGACGGCGGTCCCCATGTCTCAAACCTTCGCGAGGTTCCTAAGGTTCGCATACTGAAAATGGAGAACAAAGGGAAAGGAAACAGACGTGTATATTTCTCTTTTTGA